The DNA segment AAGCCGATCAATCGGACTTAGCGACGATCCTTGAACAAGAGCGGTTAACGCAAACGATGATGGCACAAACAGACGATCATAAAGAAGGAATCCAGGCTTTCAAGGATAAGCGTAAGCCTGTCTTTGTAGGAAGGTAAGGTGATTTAAATGCAGGTTGTTCAATTTACAGAATATGGAGGACCTGAGGTATTACGAAGCGCTGAGGTAGAACAACCGAAGCCCGGATCTGGTGAAGTCTTGATTAAGGTCACAGCTATTGGTGTGAACTATGCAGACACAGCGAGGCGGCAAGGTGCCTATGTGATACCGACCCCACTTCCTTTTATTCCAGGAGCTGAAGTGGCTGGGATAATCGAAGAAATTGGGGGAGATGTCGATCGCTTTCAAGTTGGCGATCGGATTGTCACGCTAATTGGATCGGGTGGATATGCGGAATATGTAGTAGCTAAAGCCAATGCGCTTATTTCATTACCAGATGATTGTGATGATGAAACGGCTGCAGCTTTACCTCTTCAAGGGTTGACTGCCTATCATTTATTAACGACGATGGGTCGCCTTGAAAAAGGGGAGACGGTATTGGTTCACGCTGGAGCCGGAGGTGTAGGGTCGCTAGCCGTTCAGCTGGCGAAACATTTTGGTGCTGGAAAGATCATTGCCACGGCAAGCACAGATGAAAAGTTAGCTGTAGCTAAAAAATTAGGTGCGGACTATGGCGTGAACTACACGAAAGCGAACTGGTCTGACGAAGTTATGAAGGTGACGAGTGACAAGGGTGTAGATGTAGCCCTTGAGATGGCAGGCGGGGACATTTTTCACGAAACGGTTCAGTGTATGCAGTCGTTTGGGCGTATCGTCGTATATGGGGTCGCAAGCGGCAATCCAGCCAAAATGTATCCATCAGGACTCATGAATCGAAACCTATCAGTAATTGGGTTCTTTTTACCAGAGATCATGAAGAAGCCAATCTTATTCGAGAAAAGCTTGGAAGAACTCCTTCAATTAGTCAACAATGGAAAGTTAAAGTTGACGATTGGCGGTGTGTACAATTTAGATGACGCGGCACAGGTACATGAATCATTGCAAGCGCGAAAAACGAAAGGGAAGTTAATACTAAAACCTTAATTTTTAGAAGTCGTCTATAGTAGGCGGCTTTTTGCTTTGGAATGACCACTAATACCGATTGAGAGTCCCGCAAAAAACGCGGCCCTCATATATTGAGAGAGCCGCATATCATACATTTACTTATTCATATACTCATCTACTTCCCACTGACTGACTTGGAGGGAGTAGGTGTTCCATTCCTCTTCTTTTTCTTCAAGATAAACCTTTGAAGTATGATCCCCTAATGCTTTCATCAGCACTTCGTCTTTCTTCAGTGCTTTAATGGCTTCTTTTAAGTTTGTTGGAAGAGTAGGAACGCTATCGTCGCTTACTTCGTATAGGTTGCGTGTTTCCGCTTCTCCTGGATCCATATTTTTACGGATACCTTCAAGTCCTGCTTGAATGAGCACGGCAAGGGTTAAATATGGATTTGCTGTTGGGTCTGGGTTACGAACCTCAAATCTTGTTCCCATCCCGCGTGTCATCGGAACACGGATCATACAACTACGATTAGAGTGGGACCAGGCAACACTTACAGGTGCTTCATATCCAGGGACCAGACGCTTATAGGAGTTCACATTCGGGTTTGTAATAGCGGCGATCCCATTCGCGTGGTGAAGAATGCCAGCCATAAAGTGTTTCATTGTATCAGAAATTTCATCTTCAGAATGTTGATCATAGAAGGCACTGTCGCCATCAGCAAATAGAGAAAGGTGACAGTGCATACCTGAACCGTTCCCGCCGGTAATAGGCTTCGGCATAAAGGTCGCATGATAATCATGGTTTGTGGCGACATCTTTTACAACGTTTTTAAACGTTTGAATATTGTCTGCTGTCTTTAACATATCATCGAAGCGGAAGTTAATTTCATGTTGCCCCTCAGCGACTTCGTGGTGAGAAGCTTCCATTTCAAAGCCGAATTTTTTAAGCGTGCGGACAATATCCCGGCGCACTTTATCGCCTTTATCTTTTGGAGAAGCATCGAAGTATCCGGCACGATCATTCATCTTACGAACAGGGTACCCCTCTTCATTCAATTTAAATAGAAAGAATTCAGGCTCTGGACCAACATTTACTGTGTAGCCTAAATCCTTTGCTTCCTTCATCGCTCTCTTCAATATATACCTAGGGTCTCCGTCAAACGGCTCCCCATCTGGTGTGTAAATGTCACAAATAAAGCGTGCGATACAATCCTCATCTACATTCTTAGGTAATACTTTAAATGTATCTAAATCAGGAACTAGATACATGTCACTCTCCTGTATTTCTGAAAAACCTGAAATGGAAGAGCTGTCGAACATAGCTTCATCATTTAGTACACTTTCTATTTCTTCAATCGGCAGTTCCACATTCTTTGTATCGCCTAGCATATCAGTAAATTCTAGTCGAATAAATTCTACCTTTTCATCATTAACGATCTGTTTGATATTCTCTTTCGTGTAATTCAATATTACTCCTCACCTTTTTGGATAATTTTTGTCAGTGTCTTTGTTATCATACCTAAATTTAGATTCCCATCTCGTTTGATTATTAAACCATGGAATATTATGGGGGGCTTATTTATTAAGAAATGTAGGAAATTGTATAGATTACGAAAAATCCCATAAACTATTTTTAATCTAATTACAAAATTAAATTCAAACTTACAATGCTTGTTCTTGTTCCCTGTTATGTCTCTGGTAATAGTACTGTTCTAGTTTGTATGATTATTGATGGTGTTATTGATATAGGTCTTTGATTGAGTTCAAGCAGTTAATAGGCCCACCCCAGCGAAACATGGCCTTAATCATTTTTTTAAAAGGAATTTTCGAAAGGAATACGAGGAGGGATAACTTTGAAAAGCGTTCACCACCCTAAATTAACTTCGGCTGAAGTTTCAAATCTTTGGACAACATTTCATGCTAGTACAATGATTAAATGCGGCTTAACATATTTTCTAGCTACGGTTGAGGACCCGGACATTCAATCGGTTTTGGAATACACCTTAGAATTTACCGAAAAACGAATACAGACGATCACACGAATCTTTCAGGAAGAAAAATATCCTGTTCCGGTAGGGTTTACAGATGACGACGTTAATAAAGAAGCACCACGTTTGTTTTCCGATGCTTTGATTTTACTGTATATGTTGAATATGGGAAGGTTAAGTTTGACGGGGGAAAGCATTCTTTATGGTGTTTCGGCAAGAGATGATATAGCGGCGTTTTACTATCAATGCTTGGAGGAAATGAAGGAACTTACCAATAGAGCAAGAAAAGTTGCCTTAGATAAAGGAGTATTATTACGGTATCCCTACCTCCCGACACCGCAACGTGTAGATTTTGTTAAAGATCAAAGTTTTCTCACAGGATGGCTTGGTGAACGTCGTCCCTTACTTGGTATTGAGATTACGAATCTCGTTTTTAATGCTGAAAGAAATGCACTTGGTGAGGCTGTTATTATTGGATTTAGCCAAGCAGTGGAATCTAAAGAAATTGCAAAATACATGAAAAGAGGTAAGCAAATCTCTGCGAAGCATTTTAAGGTTTTTAGTTCAGTATTACACGAAGAAAACCTCTCATCAGCAAAAAATTTAACCTCAGAAGTAACAGACTCTACTGTACCCCCTTTTTCAGATAAACTTATGATGTTTCATATTAGCGGACTCGTAGCTTCGGGAATCGCCCAATATGGTACGACTATGTCGACGAGCCCGAGACGGGATTTAGGATTACTGTACGCACGTTTGACATCGGAGATTGCCATGTACTCGGAAGATGGAGCTAATATAATGATAAACAAGGGTTGGATGGAGCAACCACCGCAAGCTGCTGACCGAGGAGAATTGGTGAAGAAAAAGTGATGGAGAAGTGACATCTTCTAACCTTATCGTATCTCCCCGTAAAGTAGAAGAATGTTTATTTTCTCCTAGCTGTGGTAAATAGTATAAAAAGACATGTAAAGGGGTGGGAGAAATGCCTTGGGATACTACAGATTATCCGAGCTCATTACAAAGTCTAGATCAGGTTGTTAGAAAGAAAGCGATCGATATAGCAAATGCAATGGTTGATGAGGGATACGATGAAGGACGTGCAATTCCAATTGCCACAGAGCAAGCGAAGGAATGGCATGATAATGCATCTCAAGATGAAATAAAGGAAATGAACAATAAAAGTGATTATGATTTGCGCAGCAGAGGGGAAGGAAATGGTTATCCGAGCCGCCCGGAACTGTTAGATAAGGGGGAACATGTCGTTTCTCACGAAGATGGCTGGGCCGTCCAAGCTGAGGATGCTAAGCAGCCTTCTGATGTGTTCGATAATAAACAGGATGCGGTAGAACGGGCTAAAGAAGTGGCGAAAAATAAAGGGACAAGAATGATTATTCATCGAAAAGACGGGAGCATTCAGGACCAAACGTCTTATAATGAATAAATAGGATTTGTAGTATATACCCCCAATTATTGCTTCTGCTATTCTAAGGAAACATGATATGATAGGTTGAAGAATAGTTTGGAGGTTTAAAAAATGAACGGACAACAACGAAAAGATATTAAGCCTGGCCTAGAGGTTGATATTGTTTTGAAAAAGGATCAACGTAGTGGAAATTTAACTAGAGGTGTTGTGAAGGATCTACTAACGAAATCTCCTAGCCATCCTCACGGCATTAAAGTGCGTCTTGCGGATGGGCAAGTGGGAAGAGTAAAAAGCATATATGAAAAATAAAAAAACGCCCCGTATCCTATTTTTGTTAGCAAAAGGATACGGGGCGTTTTTCAATCATTACTACTGTGATCTAGCAAAATCCTCGTATGGAATTTCTACAGTAAAGAAATCGCCATCTTGATCTTCTGTAGCAGCAATGACTGTATAGTTGTCGCCGAAAACTTTCTTCATCGCAAAATCTCCGCTATCAAATGGCTGACCAAGGGAGAAGCCCGTATTTAAGATTGTGTGTCGGTTTTCTTCTGACAGGTTAGCGATTTCCTTCAAAATAACCATTGGCCTGAAGTTGGAATTATCATAGCTATCTTCAATTTGATCACAATCTACTTCTACTGTGACCAATTTTGAGGCTTTCCCTAACATTTCCTCTATAAGCTCTTTAAATTCACTTAGATCTAATAAATAATGCACATCTTCTGGTAAAAGTTTATTAAGGTATTTATAATCAGACATTATTTTCCTCCTCCAATACATAAGTATATATTACCATATAAATAATTAAATAAACACATAAATATTGGAAAAGCGGGACAGACCGTCGTCTGTCCCGCTTTATTATGAATAAGAAAGCATTATTTTAAGCTTTCCTCCATTATACATCGGATTAATGAAAAAAATAATTTTCGTTGATTGCTTGCGTTTCCATTGCAAGTTGTTATGAACCCCTATTGCCGCGGTCCATTCTACATGGTAGTTTTTATCAACTTAAACGACGCAATCCCTACCTCTATTGCATCCTTACAGCTCCGAAGCTGATCCAGTGTGATTAAGTCGTGATAAAACGTAGCAGAATGCCAGTTTCATACACATCACTCTTTCATTGTTCCGAGTTACCTTTAGCGAAGGCACTAATATAATACTATAATACGGTTTGTGTGATTTGTCAATAACAGGTTTCTGCTTTTTAAAAAACTACCATATTTTTATCCTAGCTTAACAATTGTTCGTCCACGAGTCTTCCCTTTTAAGATACTTGTTAATGTTTCAGGTACCTGATCTAACGAAATTTCTACTTTTATTTTTTCGAATGCATCGGTTGTCTTTAAATCGTCAGCCAAACGGGACCAAATTTCTTTTCTTGTATTCATCGGGCAATAGACAGAATCAACTCCTAAGAGGTTTATACCCCGAAGGATAAATGGATAAACCTGTGTTGGTACATCCGTTCCTGCTGTTAATCCGCTCACAGCCGCTGCCCCGTTGTATTTTAATTGGGTTAAAAGGGAAGCGAGTGGTTCGCCGCCGACGGGATCAACGGCAGCGATCCATCGTTGTTTTCCCAGGGATCTAACCTTTCCGTCATATACTTCTTCCCGAGAAAGTACTCGTGCGGCTCCTAAATCCAGTAGGTAGTTCTTATGTTCTTTACTGCCTGTACTGGCTTCAACTTCATAACCACGCTTAGCGAGCATAGCCACTGCCATGCTGCCGACTCCTCCGGTTGCACCTGTAACTAAGACAGAACCGTCACCCGGAGTCAATCCGTTTTTCTCTAATTTATGGACAGATAATGCTGCGGTAAAGCCTGCTGTTCCATAAATCATTGATTCCTCAAGTGTTATACCATCTGGAAGAGGAACAACCCAGTCGCCAGGTACTGAAGCATATTCACTGTAACCACCATGGTGGGACACACCTATTTCATAGCTAGTAGCGATAACGGCATCGCCCTCATGGAAACGGTCATCCTTTGATTCGGCAACGATTCCGGCTAAATCAATTCCTGGGATAATAGGATAACCCTTTACCATCGGGTTACCCGGTGATGAAACCATTCCGTCTTTATAGTTTACACTTGAATAATGTACCTGAATGAGTACATCGCTTGCAGGAAGCTCCCTTGTAGATATGGTTTTTATCTCGGCATTCGTTTTGCCATTTTCCATTTGATCAATATAGTACGCTTTAAATTCAGTCAAAGGAGATCGCCTCATTTATTTTTAAAATCTTCGTCATACTTTTTTTCAGAGGAAGAATCATTTTTTGACTTCTCTCCTCGTTTGGCATCACGTTCATCCTGTTTGAGGTCTTCTTCAGGGATGTCGTCATCTATAAGCTGTTCCTTTTTTACTTTCTCTTTAAAATTTTCGCTGTCTTGGTCAGTTTTTTTATTACGCGCAGGCATTTTTTCACCTCCATAACTTTTATGTTCCTTTTTTCTCTAATTTTTAAACCAAAAAACGATCAACTATTTAAGAACAGTTGACCGTTAGGATTCTTTCTCGCGCATTTCTTCAGTGTTGCTACTATTGCCGAATCGCTTTTTGAATTTTTGTACGACAGGCAGTTGGATAAGGTAGTCAATAACTGTGCTAATGATCAGCCCATGGATGATGACCCCTAATATAGTAAAAATAACGATAATGACCTGACCGATTGTCGTTTGGGGCTCAAATCCTGTTTTTCCGAAAAAGGTCAGGGCTGTCAATGTGCTTAAAAAAGCCTCATTATAGCTTGTCAATTTATCTTCATATAGGTTTAATGGAATGATTAACAAAAAAATCAAAAAGAACGTGGTTCCCGCCACTAGCGAAAGGTGCTGGCGCTGTAGGAAACGGATCAGCGGTTTGGTATAGTATTTTGTAATTGATTTAAGCCTAAGTAAATGAAGGATTCGAGCAAATCTAGCAAATTGAAAGGCGGCATCTAAAGGAATCGCAGCTATAACAATAAACGGATTCCTTTTAACAAATGACCATTTACGATCACTTGTGAACAGTCGATAGAGGAAATCTATAAAAAATATGCTCCAGGTTATCCATACGAGATAACTATCATATCGTGTTTGTTGCCAGATGGTTGCAACAGATAATGTAGCCAGACCTACCATTAGAAGTTCATAGACTGTCCTAGTGGGCTTGCGTTTAAATAGCTTCACGTCTTCGCTCTCCTCCTAAGGTATTTCTGTCTCCTATTATATCATGAGGAAGGCTTTACTTAATAACGATGCATATTATAGAGGATGTCCAAAAAGTCACCAAATGATAAACGGCGAATTCCTTCGTTGCTCGGTTTTTCCGGTTCTCACGTAGGAAAGGCATACGCTGTGGTCCTCAAAACTTTCACGCCTCGAACTTCTTGTTTCTCATTCGTCAACTTTTTATATGAAAATGGGTTTTGACGCAAAAAAGCACCCTCCCTAAAATGGAAGTCTCCATAAGAATGGTCCGGTACTTATCTAAATGTACATTCTAAAAGGAAACGATCAGCATTTTCTCTGGATGATAGATAGACTTTGAATGCAAAATGAGGATAGTCGTACAGGGGACCTTCTTATATTTAATTAGTTGACTGTGGTGGCGGAAGTTCTCGGGAGTTAGGTTCCTAAATATACTATGATTGTAAAAAAAGATGCAGAAACCTTTTTATACCAAGGTACGATTATTTTCTATCAATCTAGACATTATGATATGATCGAAACAAGAAATAAAAAAGGAGTCGTTTGCCATTGAGAGGTCTATTTATTCGAGCCGTGTGGACATTGTTCTTTGGCGGAGTTATGATTTCTTTAATTTATACGCTAATAGAACTCCAAGAACGGAATTCTCATATATATTACGTGGAAGATAAAAATCCGCCGTCTGAATTGCACCCAGCTGTTGAGCAAGGAAAAAAACATTTAGTTGCACAGGCATCCGAACGTGGGATTGATGTGGTGATAACGGAGGGAGTAAGGACGAAACAGGAGCAAGAGCGCCTATATGAACAAGGCCGTTCAACAGAAGGTGATATTGTAACCTATGCCTCAGGAGGGCAGTCTTATCACAATTATGGACTGGCCATTGATTTTGCATTACAGCTTGATGATGGAGATGTCGTTTGGGATTTGACGCGCGATGATAACGGAAACGGTCAGGCAGATTGGATGGAAGTGGTGGAGATTGCTAAAGGCCTGGGATTTGCTTGGGGCGGTGACTGGCAATCATTTAAAGACTATCCTCACTTGCAGATGGACTTTGGATTGAGTATCCGTGAATTGCAAAGGGGAAAGCGTCCTAAACCTGAAACGTTAGCAGAAGAATAGAAGGCCCTCTAACTTAAAACTAGTGGACCTTCTATTTTATTTTTTACCGCGTTCATTTGTTATCGGTTTTAACGTAGAAGCCGTTGGTTTAGATGCCGAATACTTGTCTACTCCTATTTGTCATGGCCTCACCCAAAGAGATGTATTTGGGGGATGATAAAGAACAAGTTCGCTTGAATCGGCTTTCAAATGAAGGAAAGTCGATATACCGCATGAGAAAGCGAGCGATATTCGCCCGTACGTATACACAAAAAAGCTTGTAGAGAAAAACAAGGGGTTTCTCTACAAGCTGAGGCCC comes from the Halobacillus shinanisalinarum genome and includes:
- a CDS encoding quinone oxidoreductase family protein; this translates as MQVVQFTEYGGPEVLRSAEVEQPKPGSGEVLIKVTAIGVNYADTARRQGAYVIPTPLPFIPGAEVAGIIEEIGGDVDRFQVGDRIVTLIGSGGYAEYVVAKANALISLPDDCDDETAAALPLQGLTAYHLLTTMGRLEKGETVLVHAGAGGVGSLAVQLAKHFGAGKIIATASTDEKLAVAKKLGADYGVNYTKANWSDEVMKVTSDKGVDVALEMAGGDIFHETVQCMQSFGRIVVYGVASGNPAKMYPSGLMNRNLSVIGFFLPEIMKKPILFEKSLEELLQLVNNGKLKLTIGGVYNLDDAAQVHESLQARKTKGKLILKP
- the glnA gene encoding type I glutamate--ammonia ligase, whose translation is MNYTKENIKQIVNDEKVEFIRLEFTDMLGDTKNVELPIEEIESVLNDEAMFDSSSISGFSEIQESDMYLVPDLDTFKVLPKNVDEDCIARFICDIYTPDGEPFDGDPRYILKRAMKEAKDLGYTVNVGPEPEFFLFKLNEEGYPVRKMNDRAGYFDASPKDKGDKVRRDIVRTLKKFGFEMEASHHEVAEGQHEINFRFDDMLKTADNIQTFKNVVKDVATNHDYHATFMPKPITGGNGSGMHCHLSLFADGDSAFYDQHSEDEISDTMKHFMAGILHHANGIAAITNPNVNSYKRLVPGYEAPVSVAWSHSNRSCMIRVPMTRGMGTRFEVRNPDPTANPYLTLAVLIQAGLEGIRKNMDPGEAETRNLYEVSDDSVPTLPTNLKEAIKALKKDEVLMKALGDHTSKVYLEEKEEEWNTYSLQVSQWEVDEYMNK
- a CDS encoding DUF3231 family protein translates to MKSVHHPKLTSAEVSNLWTTFHASTMIKCGLTYFLATVEDPDIQSVLEYTLEFTEKRIQTITRIFQEEKYPVPVGFTDDDVNKEAPRLFSDALILLYMLNMGRLSLTGESILYGVSARDDIAAFYYQCLEEMKELTNRARKVALDKGVLLRYPYLPTPQRVDFVKDQSFLTGWLGERRPLLGIEITNLVFNAERNALGEAVIIGFSQAVESKEIAKYMKRGKQISAKHFKVFSSVLHEENLSSAKNLTSEVTDSTVPPFSDKLMMFHISGLVASGIAQYGTTMSTSPRRDLGLLYARLTSEIAMYSEDGANIMINKGWMEQPPQAADRGELVKKK
- a CDS encoding DUF2188 domain-containing protein, with protein sequence MPWDTTDYPSSLQSLDQVVRKKAIDIANAMVDEGYDEGRAIPIATEQAKEWHDNASQDEIKEMNNKSDYDLRSRGEGNGYPSRPELLDKGEHVVSHEDGWAVQAEDAKQPSDVFDNKQDAVERAKEVAKNKGTRMIIHRKDGSIQDQTSYNE
- a CDS encoding YwbE family protein, which translates into the protein MNGQQRKDIKPGLEVDIVLKKDQRSGNLTRGVVKDLLTKSPSHPHGIKVRLADGQVGRVKSIYEK
- a CDS encoding acrylyl-CoA reductase family protein, whose product is MTEFKAYYIDQMENGKTNAEIKTISTRELPASDVLIQVHYSSVNYKDGMVSSPGNPMVKGYPIIPGIDLAGIVAESKDDRFHEGDAVIATSYEIGVSHHGGYSEYASVPGDWVVPLPDGITLEESMIYGTAGFTAALSVHKLEKNGLTPGDGSVLVTGATGGVGSMAVAMLAKRGYEVEASTGSKEHKNYLLDLGAARVLSREEVYDGKVRSLGKQRWIAAVDPVGGEPLASLLTQLKYNGAAAVSGLTAGTDVPTQVYPFILRGINLLGVDSVYCPMNTRKEIWSRLADDLKTTDAFEKIKVEISLDQVPETLTSILKGKTRGRTIVKLG
- a CDS encoding M15 family metallopeptidase, which gives rise to MISLIYTLIELQERNSHIYYVEDKNPPSELHPAVEQGKKHLVAQASERGIDVVITEGVRTKQEQERLYEQGRSTEGDIVTYASGGQSYHNYGLAIDFALQLDDGDVVWDLTRDDNGNGQADWMEVVEIAKGLGFAWGGDWQSFKDYPHLQMDFGLSIRELQRGKRPKPETLAEE